A stretch of Paludisphaera borealis DNA encodes these proteins:
- a CDS encoding DUF1559 domain-containing protein, which produces MSQKNSRGFTLIELLVVIAIIAVLIALLLPAVQSAREAARRAQCINNLKQIGLGLHNYHQGVGSFPMGNAIAYSDPGVQTTWGTFSALAMMLPYVEQTPVYNSCNFAWTVWYGTGAALNSTVWNVKVNGFLCPSDGNAGRDHLNSYHGSFGTGTLPWNANTNGIFAPENTAYGVADIPDGTSNTIAYVEALTGDFNKLSARHRGVISGTGMSSDATTNIYDARTNLVGVMKNAQGCQQAFVAAPGGGSNRGQRWQTGSPGLSLTNIILTPNSNLVTYSACRWDCSNTCGSDFGHLFLPSSAHPGGVNVLLADGSVRFVKDSVAQQTWMALGSRDGGEVLSSDSY; this is translated from the coding sequence ATGTCTCAGAAAAATTCTCGAGGATTCACGCTGATCGAGCTGCTGGTGGTGATCGCCATCATCGCCGTCCTCATCGCTCTCCTCTTGCCGGCCGTCCAGTCGGCCCGCGAGGCCGCCCGCCGCGCCCAGTGCATCAACAACTTGAAGCAGATCGGTCTGGGTCTGCACAACTATCACCAAGGCGTCGGCTCGTTCCCGATGGGCAACGCGATCGCCTACAGTGATCCTGGCGTGCAGACGACCTGGGGTACGTTCAGCGCCCTGGCGATGATGCTCCCCTACGTCGAACAGACCCCCGTTTACAACTCGTGCAACTTCGCCTGGACCGTCTGGTACGGCACGGGAGCGGCGCTCAACAGCACGGTCTGGAACGTCAAGGTCAACGGCTTCCTCTGCCCGTCCGACGGCAACGCGGGCCGCGACCACCTGAACAGCTACCACGGCTCGTTCGGCACCGGCACCCTGCCCTGGAACGCTAACACCAACGGCATTTTCGCCCCCGAGAACACGGCGTACGGCGTCGCCGACATCCCCGACGGCACGTCCAACACCATCGCCTACGTCGAGGCCCTCACCGGCGACTTCAACAAGCTCTCGGCCCGCCATCGCGGCGTGATCTCGGGAACAGGGATGAGTAGCGACGCGACCACAAACATCTACGACGCGCGCACCAACCTCGTGGGCGTCATGAAGAACGCCCAGGGTTGCCAGCAGGCCTTCGTGGCCGCGCCTGGAGGGGGTTCCAACCGCGGCCAACGTTGGCAGACCGGCTCGCCGGGACTGTCGCTCACCAACATCATCCTGACGCCGAACTCGAACCTGGTCACCTACTCGGCCTGCCGGTGGGATTGCTCCAACACCTGCGGCTCCGACTTCGGCCACCTGTTCTTGCCCAGTAGCGCCCACCCTGGCGGCGTCAACGTTCTGCTGGCCGACGGCTCGGTGCGGTTCGTTAAGGACTCGGTCGCCCAGCAGACCTGGATGGCCCTCGGTTCGCGGGACGGCGGCGAAGTGCTCTCGTCCGACAGCTATTGA
- a CDS encoding peptidase, translated as MTYCLGITTKDGFVVASDSRSNAGYDQVNVCRKMHLFEQPGERVFVAMTSGSLSCSQSIVTLLRKDFGIGAGLAAAESMYDAARAVGEQVRRVSDLDRRSLEQDGLKVNVHVILAGQIRGQPHDLYMIYPQGNPLRSTEESPFLQIGECKYGRPILDRGVRFEHTSLEDAARYALISIDSTLRSNVTVGPPIDLLVYGRDELHLDRRRRFLDRDPDLIAIHTQWEQALRLAVQAIPRVNFEPETSM; from the coding sequence ATGACGTATTGCCTGGGCATCACCACGAAGGACGGGTTCGTGGTCGCCTCCGATTCGCGTTCGAACGCCGGCTACGATCAGGTCAACGTCTGCCGCAAAATGCACCTCTTCGAGCAGCCGGGCGAACGCGTCTTCGTCGCCATGACCAGCGGCAGCTTGTCGTGCAGCCAGTCGATCGTGACCCTACTCCGCAAAGACTTCGGCATCGGCGCCGGTCTCGCCGCCGCCGAATCCATGTACGACGCAGCCCGCGCCGTGGGCGAACAGGTCCGGCGCGTCTCCGACCTCGACCGCAGATCGCTCGAACAGGACGGCTTGAAGGTCAACGTGCACGTCATCCTGGCTGGCCAGATCCGGGGCCAGCCCCACGACCTGTACATGATCTATCCCCAGGGAAACCCCCTCCGCTCCACCGAGGAGTCTCCATTCCTTCAGATCGGCGAATGCAAATACGGCCGCCCGATTCTCGACAGGGGCGTCCGGTTCGAACACACTTCGCTCGAAGACGCGGCGCGGTACGCCTTGATCTCGATCGACTCGACCCTGCGCTCGAACGTCACCGTCGGGCCGCCGATCGACCTCCTCGTCTACGGCCGCGACGAACTCCACCTCGATCGCCGCAGGCGGTTCCTCGACCGCGATCCCGACCTCATCGCCATCCACACCCAATGGGAACAGGCGCTCCGACTCGCCGTCCAGGCGATCCCACGCGTCAATTTCGAGCCCGAAACGTCCATGTAG
- a CDS encoding BON domain-containing protein, with protein MPSRSITRAAWMLSFALLAASLAAATPDCKAQGVVERAGEALDNAGRNIRRGVEGAVARGQAAVRETDVFGRVYARIHWDKKLTDSVIELEVQPDGTTTLRGAVADAAAKKRAVILARDTVGVTTVVDELTIAGAARVIPASPTKPVRVVPPASTTTTTIEKPTSTTTTTIEKKTVVKP; from the coding sequence ATGCCGAGTCGATCGATTACGAGGGCGGCCTGGATGCTCTCGTTCGCCTTATTGGCGGCCTCGCTGGCCGCCGCCACCCCAGACTGCAAGGCTCAAGGCGTGGTCGAGCGAGCGGGCGAAGCCCTCGACAACGCCGGTCGGAACATCCGCCGTGGCGTCGAAGGCGCCGTTGCTCGCGGTCAGGCGGCGGTTCGGGAGACGGACGTTTTTGGCCGGGTCTACGCCCGGATCCACTGGGACAAGAAGCTCACCGATTCGGTCATCGAGCTCGAAGTCCAGCCCGACGGCACGACGACGCTTCGAGGCGCGGTGGCGGACGCCGCCGCCAAGAAGCGGGCCGTCATCCTTGCTCGCGACACGGTCGGCGTGACCACCGTTGTCGACGAGTTGACCATCGCCGGCGCCGCCCGCGTGATCCCCGCGTCTCCGACGAAACCAGTCCGCGTGGTACCGCCGGCCTCGACGACCACCACCACGATCGAAAAGCCGACGTCGACGACCACCACCACGATCGAAAAGAAGACCGTCGTCAAACCCTGA
- a CDS encoding RNA polymerase sigma factor, producing MPTTAPLTVAEPLSDEALLRRFADRREPEAFTTLAERHAGLVYGTCLRITADRHDAEELTQDCFLQLARKASTVRSSVAGWLHQLATHRALNAVRAHGRRRAHEARAAAEGSHEAEPVETSWREVEPLLDEAVDALPDGVRDAIILHFLKSLPQSEVADRLGVHQSTVSRRVGEGLKLLHDRLQASGVIFSATPLGVLLAAHAARPEAPDLAASLGKIALLGAGSGAAGKVVAWLGVSLSQLKAWGLLAAAAIVPILVQLIVGGWYGFPVFLLMLAYIDWRRPAWAESIALSPRGGVCDNPYHIFKRWTWTAPPQNWRGALASSLAGAAIFSVLAWALVQGPTPMPGLSPFFVITALFQLSVAVRVGVRVHRHGKARGREDETADVASVPDLACVIQSAASATVGVLATPVIAFLAIRTQWPLKAALGVLLTVATTTVWGIVDAARNYLRYRRLAPTPPHEGEARPQSAKGGLVFMMFTGVLFTANALIEALQIAPVSPDYAKTAERLVRHAATVGLLPSAALLFLTFTIRPLAQLRRTTRPALWLFAVAVVALCGLLDLGLCIAWLMPRN from the coding sequence ATGCCAACCACCGCCCCTTTGACCGTCGCCGAGCCCCTCAGCGACGAGGCGCTCCTGCGGCGCTTCGCCGATCGCCGCGAGCCCGAGGCGTTTACGACGCTGGCCGAGCGGCACGCGGGCCTGGTTTACGGCACCTGCCTGCGGATCACGGCGGACCGCCACGACGCCGAGGAACTGACCCAGGACTGCTTTCTGCAACTGGCGAGGAAAGCGTCGACCGTCCGCTCGTCGGTCGCCGGTTGGCTGCACCAGCTCGCGACGCATCGGGCGCTCAACGCCGTCCGGGCTCACGGTCGACGCCGGGCGCACGAAGCCCGCGCGGCGGCCGAGGGAAGCCACGAAGCCGAACCCGTCGAAACCTCGTGGCGCGAGGTCGAGCCGCTGCTGGACGAGGCGGTCGACGCCCTGCCCGACGGGGTCCGCGACGCGATCATCCTCCACTTCCTCAAGAGCCTCCCGCAAAGTGAAGTCGCCGACCGCCTGGGAGTCCACCAGTCGACCGTCTCCCGCCGCGTCGGCGAAGGGTTGAAGCTACTCCACGACCGCCTGCAAGCCTCGGGCGTGATCTTCTCGGCGACGCCGCTGGGGGTGCTCCTGGCGGCCCACGCGGCGCGGCCGGAGGCCCCCGACCTGGCCGCGAGCCTGGGCAAGATCGCGCTTCTCGGCGCGGGTTCGGGAGCAGCCGGAAAGGTCGTCGCCTGGCTGGGCGTCTCTCTGAGCCAGCTCAAAGCCTGGGGACTGCTCGCCGCCGCGGCGATCGTGCCAATCCTCGTTCAACTGATCGTGGGGGGGTGGTATGGCTTTCCGGTGTTTTTGCTGATGCTGGCCTACATAGACTGGCGGCGGCCGGCGTGGGCTGAGTCCATCGCCCTTTCGCCGAGAGGAGGGGTCTGTGACAACCCATACCACATCTTCAAGCGGTGGACATGGACGGCCCCCCCCCAGAACTGGCGCGGGGCGCTGGCGAGCTCGCTGGCCGGGGCAGCCATATTCAGCGTCTTGGCGTGGGCGCTCGTGCAAGGCCCCACTCCCATGCCGGGACTCAGCCCCTTTTTTGTCATCACCGCGCTCTTTCAATTGAGTGTGGCCGTGCGCGTCGGCGTCCGGGTCCATCGCCACGGGAAAGCGAGAGGACGCGAAGACGAGACGGCCGACGTCGCCTCCGTCCCCGATCTCGCCTGCGTGATTCAAAGCGCGGCCTCTGCCACCGTGGGGGTGCTGGCGACCCCTGTCATCGCCTTCCTCGCCATCCGCACTCAATGGCCTCTCAAAGCTGCCTTGGGCGTTCTACTCACTGTTGCGACCACCACGGTCTGGGGGATCGTCGATGCGGCTCGCAACTACCTCCGATATCGGCGGCTCGCGCCGACGCCTCCCCACGAGGGTGAGGCGCGGCCTCAGTCCGCCAAGGGAGGTCTCGTCTTCATGATGTTCACCGGAGTCTTGTTCACGGCGAACGCCCTGATCGAAGCCCTCCAGATCGCGCCCGTCTCGCCCGACTACGCGAAGACGGCCGAACGCCTGGTGCGTCATGCGGCGACCGTGGGACTCCTTCCATCGGCCGCACTGCTCTTTCTCACCTTCACGATCCGCCCCCTCGCCCAACTCCGCAGGACAACGCGACCGGCGCTCTGGCTGTTCGCCGTCGCCGTCGTTGCGCTCTGCGGCTTGCTGGACCTGGGCCTCTGCATCGCCTGGCTCATGCCGCGAAATTGA
- a CDS encoding transglutaminase-like domain-containing protein: protein MYIRIGYDIVFDVPTPIPMLMLLRVHPSVEPSLQNPEALVIEPEVGASDYLDGFGNRVRRILAPPGQLRLTNNAVVAVDGQPDPAHPDAREHPVAELPTEVIQFLLASRYCEVDRLGEAAWDLFGKTPRGWGRVQAVVDWVHSHIEFGYQHARSTKTAYDAFVEAKGVCRDFTHLAVTFCRCLNIPARYATGYLGDIGVPAVPDPMDFSAWFEVFLGGRWHTFDARHNKPRIGRIVMARGRDATDVALTTSFGPTTLQKFVVWTDEVADAGGSTKVA, encoded by the coding sequence ATGTACATCAGGATCGGCTACGACATCGTCTTCGACGTCCCCACCCCGATTCCCATGCTGATGCTCCTTCGGGTGCATCCTTCGGTAGAGCCGTCGCTCCAGAACCCCGAGGCGCTCGTGATCGAGCCTGAAGTCGGAGCGTCGGACTATCTGGACGGCTTCGGCAATCGCGTGAGGCGGATTCTCGCCCCCCCGGGCCAATTGCGTCTCACCAACAACGCGGTGGTCGCGGTCGACGGACAGCCCGACCCCGCGCACCCCGACGCCCGCGAGCATCCCGTGGCCGAGCTGCCGACCGAGGTGATCCAGTTCTTGCTGGCCAGCCGCTACTGCGAGGTCGACCGGCTGGGCGAGGCGGCCTGGGACCTCTTCGGCAAGACGCCCAGGGGCTGGGGCCGCGTGCAGGCCGTGGTCGACTGGGTCCACAGCCACATCGAGTTCGGCTACCAGCACGCGCGGTCGACCAAGACGGCCTACGACGCTTTCGTCGAGGCCAAGGGGGTCTGTCGCGACTTCACCCACCTGGCCGTCACGTTCTGCCGGTGTCTGAACATCCCCGCCCGTTACGCGACCGGCTACCTCGGCGACATCGGCGTCCCGGCCGTTCCCGATCCGATGGACTTCAGCGCCTGGTTCGAGGTCTTCCTCGGCGGCCGTTGGCACACGTTCGACGCCCGCCACAACAAGCCGAGGATCGGCCGCATCGTCATGGCCCGCGGCCGCGACGCCACCGACGTCGCTCTGACCACCAGCTTCGGTCCGACCACCCTCCAGAAGTTCGTCGTCTGGACCGATGAGGTCGCCGACGCCGGCGGGTCGACGAAGGTCGCCTGA
- a CDS encoding adenylate kinase family protein: MTPTRNSFDFVDYQGKCRTILLFGMPGSGKGTQGTVLGQLPDLVHISMGDVFRKIPKLGKLGAEIESYTSVGKMVPDDLTVRIFERHIKILELQEFFLPDQQTLILDGLPRNRAQAEQLDASLDVVQIFHLNIDDVKLAMKRLRARALRENRLDDMSDEVIKRRLNTYHEETFQTLSFYPPELVYKIEAGQAMIHVLRDIVNRLSELRNAGIA; encoded by the coding sequence ATGACCCCCACCCGGAACAGCTTCGACTTCGTCGACTACCAGGGCAAGTGTCGCACGATCCTCCTGTTCGGCATGCCCGGCAGCGGCAAGGGGACGCAAGGCACGGTGCTCGGCCAACTCCCGGACCTCGTCCACATCTCGATGGGCGACGTGTTCCGGAAAATCCCCAAACTCGGCAAGTTAGGCGCGGAGATCGAGAGCTATACGTCGGTCGGCAAGATGGTCCCCGACGACCTCACGGTCCGGATCTTCGAGCGGCACATCAAGATCCTCGAACTCCAGGAGTTCTTCCTCCCCGACCAGCAGACCCTGATTCTCGACGGACTGCCCCGCAACCGCGCCCAGGCCGAGCAGCTCGACGCCAGCCTCGACGTCGTCCAGATTTTCCATCTGAACATCGACGACGTCAAGCTCGCCATGAAGCGGCTGCGGGCCCGGGCCTTGCGCGAGAACCGCCTCGACGACATGAGCGACGAGGTCATCAAACGGCGGCTGAACACGTACCACGAAGAGACCTTCCAGACCCTCAGCTTCTATCCTCCCGAGCTGGTCTACAAGATCGAGGCCGGCCAGGCCATGATCCACGTCCTCCGCGACATCGTCAACCGGCTCTCCGAACTCCGAAACGCCGGGATCGCCTGA
- a CDS encoding histidine phosphatase family protein encodes MQETRLLLIRHAETSTPNVFHGAESDIGLSPWGERQAALLGDRLANVRADALYCSGMRRAIATAGPVGAACGLTPEVVVDLHERRIGALSGQTREAGWDVYGESKRRWIAGDLEFSHPGGESFAAIARRVLPILEEFRRRHEGRTTIVVAHGIVIRVALLSLLPDYVPADFDRIAIDFASINDLAWDGSKWNALALNEVVAPSPARPVA; translated from the coding sequence TTGCAGGAAACTCGCCTTCTTCTGATCCGACACGCCGAGACCTCGACCCCCAACGTCTTCCACGGCGCAGAATCCGACATCGGTTTGAGCCCCTGGGGAGAGCGTCAAGCGGCCTTGCTGGGTGATCGCCTCGCGAACGTCCGGGCCGACGCCCTGTATTGCTCGGGGATGCGCCGGGCGATCGCCACCGCGGGGCCCGTCGGCGCGGCCTGCGGCTTGACGCCCGAGGTGGTCGTCGATCTCCATGAGCGGCGGATCGGCGCCCTCAGCGGCCAGACCCGCGAAGCCGGGTGGGACGTCTACGGCGAATCGAAGCGGCGGTGGATCGCCGGGGATCTCGAATTCAGCCATCCCGGCGGCGAGTCGTTCGCGGCGATCGCCCGGCGGGTCCTGCCGATCCTTGAGGAGTTTCGCCGCCGCCACGAGGGGCGGACGACTATCGTGGTCGCTCACGGGATCGTGATCCGCGTGGCGCTTCTGAGCCTTCTACCGGATTACGTCCCCGCCGACTTCGACCGGATCGCCATCGACTTCGCCTCGATCAACGACCTCGCCTGGGACGGATCGAAATGGAACGCCCTGGCTCTCAACGAAGTCGTCGCCCCGTCGCCGGCCCGGCCGGTGGCTTGA
- a CDS encoding OPT family oligopeptide transporter translates to MVHPEAAFQPHVPDDSQMPELTVRAVVLGSLLGVVFGASSLYLFLKVGMTVSASIPVAVLAITIFRGLSKAFQLRRATILENNIVQTAGSAGESIAFGVGATMPALMLLGYDLEWSRVMLVSVLGGLLGILMMIPLRRAFIVKQHGVLPYPEGTACAKVLIVGEQGGSNARTVFLGFGLGAAYNLLMKGLKLWPGEWSKAITGVKGYSKAVVGLEPDPTLLGVGYIIGPRVASIMVGGGMLTALMLIPLISLFGDGLTSPLPPGKTTISAMSARQIGNTYVRYIGAGAVATGGILSMLNALPLIIASIAGSFRSLGKGDETRLDELENGRDGVPRTDRDIPIPLVFLGVLGLIAAIASSHLIPTDTVGRIAGAVMIVLFGFLFVTVSSRITGVIGSSSNPISGMTIATLLLTCVVFVMLGWVGPEYRLIALSIAGIVCIASSNGGTTSQDLKTGYLVGATPWKQQVAILVGTLLSAVVMGGTLLWLNDAYTTRTSRPEDLPKIVVDVSTLTETETFDGKELKVWHPSKSDEGAPLAKYLVDEAGHVQVAFDPGIGGRLNYSTSGAPIKKFSPPQPEMFATIIDGIMAGSLPWGLVILGSVLAIVVQLAGVSALAFAVGVYLPLSTTLPIFVGGMIRLVVDRVRKFNAEDSDTSPGTMLSTGLIAGGSLAGIVVALLIVFEDVGKKLDFSTLTPSGEEFLLPALPTFAILAAALLYVALTGKRPGVEEVGKGAPDQLD, encoded by the coding sequence ATGGTCCACCCCGAAGCCGCCTTTCAGCCCCACGTTCCCGACGACTCCCAGATGCCCGAGCTGACCGTCCGGGCGGTCGTGCTCGGGTCGCTGCTGGGCGTGGTCTTCGGGGCGTCGTCGCTCTACCTGTTCCTCAAGGTCGGCATGACGGTCTCGGCCTCGATCCCGGTCGCCGTGCTGGCGATCACGATCTTCCGAGGGCTCTCGAAGGCGTTCCAGCTTCGCCGGGCGACGATCCTCGAGAACAACATCGTCCAGACGGCGGGCTCGGCCGGCGAATCGATCGCCTTCGGCGTCGGGGCGACGATGCCGGCCCTGATGCTGCTGGGCTACGACCTGGAATGGTCGCGGGTCATGCTGGTCTCAGTGCTCGGCGGCCTGCTGGGGATCTTGATGATGATCCCCCTGCGGCGGGCGTTCATCGTCAAGCAGCACGGCGTGCTCCCCTACCCCGAGGGGACGGCCTGCGCCAAGGTGTTGATCGTCGGCGAGCAAGGGGGCTCGAACGCCCGGACGGTGTTCCTGGGCTTCGGCCTGGGGGCGGCGTACAACCTGTTGATGAAGGGGTTGAAGCTCTGGCCGGGGGAATGGTCGAAGGCGATCACCGGCGTGAAGGGCTACTCCAAGGCGGTCGTCGGCCTCGAACCCGACCCCACGCTGCTGGGCGTCGGCTACATCATCGGGCCTCGGGTCGCCTCGATCATGGTCGGCGGCGGCATGCTTACGGCGCTGATGCTCATCCCGCTCATCAGCCTGTTCGGCGACGGCCTGACGAGCCCGCTCCCCCCCGGCAAGACGACCATCAGCGCGATGAGCGCGCGGCAGATCGGCAACACGTACGTGCGGTACATCGGCGCCGGCGCGGTCGCCACCGGCGGCATCCTGAGCATGCTCAACGCCCTCCCCTTGATCATCGCGTCGATCGCCGGCAGCTTCCGGTCGCTCGGCAAGGGGGACGAGACGAGGCTTGACGAACTGGAGAACGGCCGCGACGGCGTCCCGCGCACTGACCGCGACATCCCGATCCCCCTGGTCTTCCTGGGCGTTCTCGGCCTGATCGCGGCGATCGCCTCCTCGCACCTGATCCCGACCGATACGGTGGGGCGGATCGCCGGGGCCGTGATGATCGTGCTGTTCGGCTTCCTGTTCGTGACGGTCAGCTCGCGGATCACGGGCGTGATCGGCTCGTCGTCCAACCCGATCTCGGGGATGACGATCGCGACGTTGCTGTTGACCTGCGTGGTCTTCGTGATGCTCGGCTGGGTGGGCCCCGAGTACCGCCTGATCGCCCTGTCGATCGCCGGCATCGTCTGCATCGCGTCGTCCAACGGCGGCACGACCTCGCAAGACCTCAAGACCGGCTACCTCGTCGGCGCGACCCCCTGGAAGCAGCAGGTGGCGATCCTCGTCGGCACCCTGCTCTCGGCCGTCGTCATGGGGGGCACGCTGCTCTGGCTCAACGACGCCTACACGACCAGAACCAGCCGACCCGAAGACCTTCCCAAGATCGTCGTCGACGTTTCGACGCTCACCGAGACCGAGACCTTCGACGGCAAGGAGTTGAAAGTCTGGCACCCGAGCAAATCCGACGAAGGGGCGCCGCTCGCCAAGTACCTCGTGGATGAAGCGGGCCATGTGCAGGTCGCTTTCGATCCGGGCATCGGCGGACGGCTCAACTACTCGACCAGCGGCGCACCGATCAAGAAATTCAGCCCGCCGCAGCCGGAGATGTTCGCGACGATCATCGACGGCATCATGGCCGGCAGCCTCCCCTGGGGCCTGGTCATCCTGGGCTCGGTCCTCGCAATCGTCGTCCAGCTCGCGGGAGTCTCGGCCCTGGCCTTCGCGGTCGGGGTTTATCTGCCGCTGTCGACGACACTGCCGATCTTCGTCGGCGGCATGATCCGCCTCGTCGTGGACCGCGTCCGCAAGTTCAACGCGGAGGATTCCGACACCAGCCCCGGCACCATGCTGTCGACCGGCCTGATCGCCGGCGGCTCGCTGGCCGGGATCGTGGTCGCGCTGCTCATCGTGTTCGAGGACGTCGGCAAGAAGCTCGACTTCTCCACGCTGACGCCCTCGGGCGAGGAGTTCCTGCTGCCGGCGCTCCCCACGTTCGCCATCCTGGCCGCCGCGCTCCTGTACGTCGCCCTGACCGGCAAGCGTCCGGGCGTGGAGGAAGTCGGCAAGGGCGCCCCCGATCAGCTCGACTGA